A region from the Rosa rugosa chromosome 6, drRosRugo1.1, whole genome shotgun sequence genome encodes:
- the LOC133715139 gene encoding uncharacterized protein LOC133715139 codes for MLKSVPELEKYDENFLKAISEVLRRESYDVIGSQIITENDELMNKMFLVTRGEVGVTRPGKRNRRLYKVGALYGEELLDWALDVLHTGTASSLPLSAGTASSTKAEVDVLVLYATELEKKMKELAATDSESED; via the exons ATGCTAAAGAGT GTGCCAGAACTAGAAAAGTATGATGAAAATTTTCTGAAGGCAATCAGTGAGGTCCTTCGGCGAGAGAGCTATGACGTCATCGGGTCGCAAATTATTACAGAGAACGACGAACTGATGAACAAGATGTTTTTGGTCACGCGTGGGGAAGTAGGTGTAACAAGGCCTGGTAAAAGGAACAGGAGACTGTATAAGGTTGGAGCGCTCTACGGAGAAGAACTTCTAGATTGGGCGTTGGATGTGTTGCATACGGGAACGGCGTCTTCTCTCCCCTTATCGGCCGGTACTGCTTCGTCGACCAAAGCTGAAGTTGACGTCCTCGTTCTCTACGCCACGGAAttggagaagaagatgaaggagtTAGCTGCTACTGATTCTGAGTCGGAGGATTAA
- the LOC133715138 gene encoding calmodulin-like codes for MQRGTMADQLSPDQKSKFKEAFSLFDKDGDGSITTKELGTVMRSLGQNPTEEELQDMINEVDADGSGTMECQEFLELMAKKIKGTDSDEELKEAFRVFDKDQNGFISAAELRHVLTNLGEKLTDEEIGEMVREADLDRDGQINYEEFVKVMVAKRGRSRSSGHGNMNSSSREHKTKNGRTKQRIRQYISACSVM; via the coding sequence ATGCAACGTGGTACCATGGCCGATCAGCTGTCCCCCGACCAGAAGTCAAAGTTCAAGGAGGCGTTCAGCCTTTTCGACAAGGACGGCGATGGCTCCATCACTACCAAAGAGCTCGGCACTGTGATGCGCTCACTTGGGCAGAACCCGACCGAAGAAGAGCTTCAAGATATGATCAACGAGGTTGATGCCGATGGAAGCGGTACCATGGAATGCCAAGAGTTCCTTGAACTGATGGCCAAAAAGATTAAGGGCACTGATTCCGATGAGGAGCTCAAGGAAGCGTTTCGGGTGTTTGATAAGGACCAGAATGGCTTCATTTCTGCCGCCGAGCTCCGTCATGTCCTGACGAATCTCGGCGAGAAGCTGACAGATGAGGAAATTGGTGAGATGGTTAGGGAGGCTGATTTGGATAGAGATGGACAAATCAACTATGAGGAGTTTGTCAAAGTTATGGTGGCCAAGAGAGGACGAAGCCGGAGCAGCGGACACGGTAACATGAATTCTTCTTCAAGGGAACACAAGACTAAGAACGGCCGTACTAAACAGCGTATACGCCAATATATTTCTGCCTGTAGTGTAATGTAA
- the LOC133715137 gene encoding calmodulin-1-like, which yields MGSTFFSRTIRRTTTTATATAYQLPDDQIAEFKHAFSLLDKDGDGSITTKELGTVMRSLGQKPTEEELEVMIKEVDVDGNGRIDFQEFVNLMARKMQDTLTEDQLKEAFRVFDKDQNGFISADELRHVMTSLGETLTDEQVNQMVREADMDGDGQINYKEFVKVMMAKKVHSRSLEHCSSGSSKGHKPKKLRCRERVRQCFYL from the coding sequence ATGGGATCGACGTTCTTCTCTCGAACCATACGTCGAACGACGACCACCGCCACGGCCACGGCCTATCAGCTTCCTGACGATCAGATCGCCGAATTCAAGCATGCTTTCAGCCTTTTGGACAAGGACGGCGACGGTTCCATCACTACCAAAGAGCTCGGCACCGTGATGCGCTCACTCGGTCAGAAGCCAACTGAAGAAGAGCTCGAGGTGATGATTAAAGAGGTCGACGTAGATGGAAACGGTAGGATTGATTTCCAAGAGTTCGTTAACCTAATGGCCCGGAAGATGCAGGACACTCTCACAGAGGACCAGCTCAAGGAAGCGTTTCGGGTTTTCGATAAGGACCAGAATGGCTTCATTTCTGCCGATGAGCTCCGTCATGTTATGACGAGCCTCGGCGAGACGCTGACGGATGAGCAGGTTAATCAGATGGTTCGTGAAGCTGATATGGACGGTGATGGACAAATCAACTATAAGGAGTTTGTGAAGGTCATGATGGCCAAGAAAGTACATAGCCGGAGCCTCGAGCATTGTAGCAGTGGTTCTAGTAAGGGTCACAAGCCTAAGAAACTCCGTTGTAGAGAGCGTGTACGCCAATGTTTCTACCTCTAG